TGATGATGTGTCATCTGCTCTGAAGGATAGGAATCTCTGTCTGAGATATATATAGTATTGATTTTAGTTTCCTATAGAAATCTAAAGAGTTGTTTTACGTCTCTGTGTTGTCTGGCTTGGATTTTATCACACCTCATTTCAAATGGATCAAATCTGGCTATTTCCAACTGATTAAGTCAAAGAGATGTTGTATGTGGTCAGGGCAGAGAAACAGGCATACCACCTAATCCACATCCGTGCATCATCTTTATCCCTGTGTTGGGTTTATgcggcaaggttttggtagcggggggggggggggggggggggggggggcagggctacaggggtggcttctgtgagaagctgctagaagcttcccctgtgtctgatagagccaatgccagccagctccaagacagacctgccactggccaaggccaagccaatcagcgcctctgtgataacatatttaagaaggaaaaaaaaaacctgttagagcttttgcagctggagagaggagtgagaagatgtaagaaactctgcagacaccaaggtcagtgcagaaggagggggaggaggtgctccaggcgccgaAGCacagatccccctgcagcccgtggtgaaagaccatggtgaagcaggcagtccccctgcagcccatggagggaggatgagggggtgcagagattccacctgcagcccatggaggaccccacgctggagcaggtggaggcatcAGGCCatggccccatgggaagcccacgctggagcaagctcctggcaggacctgtggatctgtggagagaggagcccacgccagagcaggtttgctggcaggacttgtgaccccgtgggggacccacgctggagcagtttgctcctgaaggtctgcaccccatgggagagactcacgctggagaagttctTCTGAagaaggactgtctcccgtgggagggactctgtgttggagcaggggaacgatgagaggagtcctccctctgaggaggaagaagtggcagaaacaatgtgtggTGAACTGAttgtaacccccattccccgtccccctgtgccactgagggggggtggaggttgaagccgggagtgaagttgagcctgggaagatgggaggggtggggggaggtgttttaagatttgattttacttctcattcctctactctgttttgcttagtaataaattagatgaattgcctaagttcagtctgttttgcttgtgatgataactagtgagtgatctctccctgtccttatctcgaaCCAGAAGTTTTTgatgtaccttttctcccctgtctagtgaaggaggggagtgatagagtggctttggtgggcacctggcccccagccagggtcaacccaccacagtcccccaccctcccacccccaggGTACTGGCAACTCTGCTAGGAAGTCATTCTCATGCACTCCCTGCTTTGTGGCTCTAGATTTCAAAATATCATCAAAGCCTACAAAACCTCTTGTTACCATATCTTTCAAGGCCTGTTTGACTTGTTCATTTTGAAGGGTGTAGGTGTAAGGGTTACACAGCTGAGTAATCACACAGTAGAGAAAAGATACAACTTTGTCAAAATCCATCCTACCCCGCTGTCTTGGTCGGATGTAACTGAAGATGGAGCTGCTGCACAGAATAGTGACCACAATGAGATGAGCAAAGCAtgtggaaaaggcttttttcctgcttgctgaAGACTGGATGTGTGTGACAGTGTAGATGATATAGGCATAAGAAAACACGATTACTGATAAGGTGCCAGGTAATATTAGAACACCTGTCACTAACATTACTTTCTGAGCAAGGCCTGTGTCTGTGCAGGACAGCTGGAGCAGTGGCATTATAGCACAGTAGAAGTGGTTGGTGACATCAGGGCTGCAGAATGTCAAATGCAGTATAATTGTCAGTGGGGAGAACACCAAGAAGAAACTCACCATCTAGCAGCCCAGCACTAGCTGGAGACAAAACCTATTGCTCGTGAAGGTGCGTAATGCAATGGGTGGCAGGTGGCCACAGCAATAAAAAGACATGAGAGCTATGCAGAAGAAAGTGCAGATACTCAGGATGAAGGAGAGGGATAACTGAAGGAAACATACAGAGAGGGAAATTGTTTTTGCTTAtgtgaggaagctgtagagcGTCTTTGGCATGAACGTAGATGTGAAACGCATTTCCACAAGGGAGAAATTCCtgagaaagaaatacatgaGGATGTAAAATCATTGGTCTATCAGTGTGATGGTGACACAGCAATGTTTCCAAGGAGGATCAGGAGGAAGTCAACAAAGAGAATGACGAATAAAATGATCTCCCAAAAGTGATTGATAGTGAGTCCCAAGAGAATGAAGTCTACCACCGATGACTGATTCATCTCTGAATAGTCAAAaagaagatgttaaaaatattccaagaagcagaaatgaaagcctAATCAGGTGGTACATGTGGTGGTCCTAACTGGAAGACTACtggtggtgggttgaccctggctggaggccaggtgccaACCCAAGatgctctatcactcccccttctCAACTGCACAGGGTAGAGAAAATGTAACGAgaggctcgtgggttgagataaggacagggagagatcattcactaattaccatcacaggtaaaacagactcaactttgaaaaaaaaaaatccaatttattaccaagaaaacagagaagagcaATGAGGAATcaagccaaatcttaaaacactccTCCCACATCTTCTTCCAGGGCTTAACTTTATTCCCAAAttttctacctactcccccgagcagcacagggggacggggaatgggaatgggggttgtggtcagttcgCCACATGTTGtctttgctgctccttcctcctcagggggaggactcctcaaactcttcccctgctccagtgtggggtcccttTCACAGGAGAGTCCTCCATGagcttctccaacatgagtccttcccacaggctgcagttctccatgaactgctccagcgtgggtctgTTCCACAAGGTGCAGACCTTCATGACCacactgctccagcgtgggtcccccacagggtcacaagtcctgccagcaaacctgctccaacTGGGCTCatctctccatgggtccacaggtcctgccaggagtttGTTGCAGCACGGGCTTctcacggggtcacagcctccttcaggtgtctccacctgctctgacgtggggttcttcacaggctgcaggtggaatctctgctcctcaccatcaagcatgggctgcaggtggacagcctgcttcccccTGGTCtactccatgggctgcaggggaatctctcctcctgcgcctggagcacctcctctgcctccttctgcactgaccttggtgtctgcaaagtttcttacatcttctcactcctctccctggTCATAAaatctgctgctcctttttttgtccttcttaaacacgttatcccagaggcactgtCACCGTTggtgattggcttggccttggccagcagtgggtccatcttagagccggctggcattggttcTGTCAGACCTAGggaaagcttctagcaacttctcacagaagctactGCTACCAAAAGCTTGctaacaaaccccaaacactaCTGTAAGCTGAAGAGTGAGTGATCTACATAAAAACTGACCtaggcaggcagctgcctgtacTGCCCATATCACTTGGCCACAGGACAAATAGTTGGCATATCATAATGAAGCAGCCTTTATGCAGCTGCCACTTGGCAGCAGTGATGATGCTGTGTTCTTGTCCTCTTCTTAAAGTGATGCATCATGTTCTCATGTGGACATCCTTTTGCTGGACAGTAGAAAtcataaatagcattttttaattcttaagaAAATCTGGTAAGAGCTCAAAATACCATAATGCGAGGGAATTACTCCACAGACAGGATCTGTGCCACAGGCTGTGACTTGGCTAGAAGTCCATCCAATGTTTCACAACTGTGGGTTCCTAGCATCTGAAGGGACATAGGACTATCTATActatcccttttcctttttcatattCGCTtgaaaaaatggtattttaattaATACCTTACAGAATCTGAATACCTTTTTTTACTAGTATCCATTACAAACCTCAGAGCCCATGCATTACAGTACCATTGAGGGTGGTTTCCAAATCAAAAAAGGCATACCCTTTTCCATAGAAATCTTTCCATAGAAATTGCCACTTGTCTAAGTACCAGTGTATTCCTCAGTACTCCCTGCATTATCAGAGGCAGAGATTCAACATCTCCAGAGAGACTTTCTGCTGATCTTAAGCTGAGTGTCTAATATACCAGTATGTGTTCACTCTGGAGACACTGACCCTAGATGATGAGATGAGATTTAGATCTTCCCCTGTCTTATTTGTGGTACCACAGGTCAGGATCTGCAAGCATACCTTACCATTTCTGACTAATTTATTATGAGGCTTCCTGACTTAGCAGACAAATACAAGATTTACTGCTCTactttttaatcacattttcctgtatttatgGAAACATAACAACAATTACTTTCCAAATTCCTGTAGGTTACCAGTCTGCATCAGTTTTCAGGTAGCACCAAGGTGTACAAGGACTTTTCATCACATTTAAGAAACACAATGAAAACCAGTAGAATAACTTTTGTCcataaacaaagcaaatgttgGTATTCCCtgagaaaacattattaaattattttatttaatttcttagttTATTAATTCTTCTTAATAAACATTCctagggaaaaaacaaacaaacaaacaagcaacaGTGGTACGCTGAGGAAATAGCAAGGATTTCATAAGCAGTCTGCAACTCATCCCAGTTCAATATTATCTCAAGCCTTCAAACTTCCATTAGCATGCTCATAGCCACTAATTCACAATCACTATGTGTGCCTTCTGAACCTTTCTAGGACTTTATTTTAGCATGAGATGAATCCTGTCCTGGAAGTTCACTCCATTAACTGGAAAGGTCACCTGCCCATTGATCCCAAACAGAGGAACAACAATATCTGAAGTACAGCCATCTATCCTGCAAATTATGCAGTGTCACACATTACCTGTTTCTGACATGGAATACATCAGTTGAGCCTTCTTTCTCCAGCTCCACATTTTATACTTCCAGTTAGTCACACAATTTATGTCTGTCTTGCAGCTTAGGGAATAATTAGGCACTGAACTTTGCTGATGACACTGCTGGGACAGATTGCTTTCATGGGCAGGTTTTGGGGAGAGCTGGTTTGTAAAATCACGGAATCAGAGTAACAGAACActtgaggctggaagggatctctggaggtcatctgatcCAACATCCCTGATCAAGCCAGTCACTTGCCCAGAAccatgtccagttgggttttgaatatctcccaGGAGAGAGATGCTACAACTCCTCTCgaaaacctgttccagtgctgaaGTCACCTTTGGGAGAAGAAGGGTTcttatgttcagatggaatCTCTTGTGTTCCTGTTTGTGACAATTACCTCTGATCCTGTAACCAATCACCACAAGAAGAGACTGACTCTGTCccctttgcaccctcccttcaggtataCATTGATGACATTGCCCCTGAGCCTAGATGTCATGATAATACAGCGGAGCTCTACTCTGAGCAGCAGGGGCTGCAATCGCATCTCCAACATTTCCTTGATGGACagttactgccttttttttatttggggaaaaaaaaaaatctgatttgttACAAGGAAAAGTcatatgcagaagaaaacaggattttttttctttttccttacaaaCTGGCAATTTATTCCCAAAAAGGAATTTCACAGAACTGTAGAGACCAGAACTTTCTGCACTTTTTCCATTGCCTTTGGTGAATACTCTACAGGGATTGCGTAATTTGTTCCCCCATCACAGTTAACTCCTTAGTGCCAGTGAAGAATTGCATTCTAAATCATTATAAACATATTACTATTTTCTGCTTGCAAATTGCAGTTTTTTCCACAGGATTGAAAAGGAAAGCCACTTTTGGTATGAAATTCTGTCTTGTAACAATCCACAGCTAATACTGTATAGagactttgttttcattttctgtaaaaccagaatatttttgcaCCAGtatggggggagagaagagaatgCAATCTGCtttcaattaaaatgcaatctttctcttttgtccCTAGTATAAGACTGAGTTGGAGCTCTGTTAAAgatttgaaagacagaaatgctgTAAGACAGCTATCAATGGTGCAGTATAGACTGTCCTCCTTCAGACCTGTCCCGACATGTGGGCAGCATCTCTGAAGCAGTCTCCATTAAGTAAGAGATACTACAAGTGATAAGCAAGCATTTTCTggtcattttctctttcctagTGATATTCTCTTCCCTCTATATACACACTGTCCTTGGCAGTGCGTGGAATTAGTCTTTTTTCCAGTATGTTTGTCAGAAAGAGTAAATGCGTCCAGCAACCTGCTGTTTCTGTGATCCAACTTCACAAAAGCTCCTAGATGTCATTGTCAAGTTACAAGATAATACAGCATAGCTCTATTCAAAGGAGCAGGGGGTGCCAACCTGCCTTCAGCAGAAGACTCCAGCAACCTTTGCTTATAGGATTCCTGGCGCCTGTGTTGGCAAGTGCTGGgattcaagaagaaaacaaaaatctcaaatgACCTTGAGTTTCTGTTCAttcaaaaaagaataataatactAATCAGATTTGAGATTCTGTGACAAAAAGTTCTTGAAGTGCTGGAGTGCTTCACTTCATTTGTGTGGATCAGGACTATGTACAGATGCAGGAACCTCAATATAACTGGAGCAGAACTAAGATGGGGATTTTCtgtgtaggaaaaagaaatagctgagACTGCTTATATTGtaggcagagcacagccccaCAACTTGAAGGAAATTAAAGGAAATCATGTGTTTCAAATTACACAGTCAGTTGAAGCAACAAATCAATATTCTTGATTAGGATAATCATATCAGAAATAAGGGAGGCATTGTATATCAATCACATAAATTACataaatgatggagaaaataaataacgAATAGGATTGCTTATGCTGATCCATGCTGATTTTGCGATGTTAAAGGTCAGTGGAGCCACAACAAACATGAATACAAACCTCTGAACTTCTTTTAacttaaaagaattaaattttgtaATCCTGAAACATCTCTTTCATAAtcacaaataaatacagtaaatagCAGAtagccattttatttttagggggtttttttttgatgcataatgaaaataatgaatctTTGGAAAAGACTTAAAAGCATAATCTCAGaataaacaagtgaaaaaacagcattaaGTATGTAAGTCAAATATACAGTCAGGTGGCAGTATTTCTGCctacataataataataaaatcatctGCCTTTATGAAAATTATTGACGTGTAATTCCCAAAGAGGTTTCTAGAATCAGTTTGCTATAGGAGCCTGCAGAAAAGTCAGCATTTTAGTCTTCATTCTTTAacctcaaatattttatttctggtgaTTGATTTTTTCAAGACAGTCTTTACCTCTTTGTTCCTCAAGGTATAAAAGAAAGGGTTCAGTAGTGGTGTTACAAGAGTGTTCAGAAGGGATACCATTTTGTTCATATTTACTGAGGCCTGCCCTGACGTAAATGAATATGACTGTCTCATAAAGCATGATCACTACAGTCAGGTGAGCAATGCAGGTGGAGAAAGCCTTCTGTCTCCCAGAAGCAGATGGGATCCTCAGTGTAGTAAAAATGATGGCTAAGTAGGAGGTGACGGTCAAGAAGGAAGTGGTaaacaaaacaactgcaggaacaGTGAAAATAAGCCATTCAATACGGTGGGTGTCAGTGCAAGCCAGTTTCAACAGTGGCCCAATGTCACAGTAGATGTGACTGATGATACTGGGGCCACAGAACAGCAGTCTGAACACCAGAACAGTTTGCACAAAAACAATCAGAAAGCCACCCATCCAAGAGTCAAACGGGAGCTGAGCATAGGTTTCCACCCCTTACCATAGGTGTTTCTCCTCTGTTGTCCATAGCAGAAGATAAGATAGCTAGATGGGAATAGTTATCCAAACATGTTATTGCTTAAACAAAGATCAAATGTATATCACCTTTTGTTTATACAAAGCCTTCATAAGTCTGTCCTGGCAGTAGCTTTATGTAAGAATTCACTCTCTTTCCAAGGAATTATTTCATGCCAAATAATAGACtatgtagaaaatatttcaaatccCTGTTTTATTAAACTTTATATCAGTTGCTTTTTGTTGCCTTGGTCTTTTTCATCCTCACATGAAAGCATGGCTGTGCAGCTAAGTTTTTGATAGGAATCCACTGCCAATTGACAGAGTTAATGATATCACAGCTGTATTGTAGTCACACACTGgcaaatttaaacaaacataaCTGACACAAATGCATCTGCTATTGCTGTGATTGTCATAAGCACATGCCACAGTCCGTGTAAGGTATTAGAGATCTCTACACATACACTTCTCATAGTCACACTTTCCTCACTGGCTAATACTGCTTTACACTTTCCTCCCTAATAACCAAGGAAAACACGCAACTGATGTCATATCAGATCAGACGCCCTTTCTCCTGTCTGTAGAAGAATTGGCACTGCAGGTATTGAGTACCTCTGAGCTTTCAGCTCTGGTTTTGGAGCTCTGTGCTCAGTGTTACCAGTAAGAGACTGAGTGAACAGAGGGTGAAGTGAGGAAGGAGCATCATCTAGTGCACACTTGTGGTAAATACCCATTAGGAGCCTGGGTGTGTGCTCAGGAGAAGTCCATGCTTGAGGAACAGAACCCTCTGCCCTGACTCCATCCTAGGGTCTTCCCAACATTGTAGATAAGCACAATGATATTCCTGCTGATTTCCTCCCCGTGACTTTTGAGCCTTTACAGGGAGATGGAGATGCTGAAGGAAAGCACCTAGGTGGTAGAAATCACTAGGTGGATAGAAATCCTGGGATGGGTAGGCTGCTCAAAAAGGTGATGCACACAAACACCTTTCTCCCAGGCTGGGATGAATTGTGTCTGGAGATGCTGATGACAAGTGCAATTAGGAGAGGTTCCCCCACTGAATGCTGTGAATGAAGAGTGAGAGGACCTTTCCTGTGATGGTGCCTGGGAATGAAGACTCAGGTCTGTGTGTCACCTATTCTGCCCCACATTACTTCCCTCCCTATTCTCTCTGAAAACCCTTATCTCACAGGAAGGCCAACAGGAAGCTCAGGTCTTTCACTCTTCCTTCCATAGATGGAGCTCTGGGCCCAAAGCACCCGAATGCCATTTCCTGGTGTTATGGAGATAATCAGTGTCCTGGAGGGTGTCTCCCTTGGGATTTCAGGGAGGGAGCACTGCATAAGTGTATCCCTGCAGAGGACGAGAGCTCTGAGCTGGCGCAACCTGTTTCAAGACCTCAGGTAATGGCTGTCCCTCCCCAGACCTCTGAAGCATTTCAGCCTGctctgagaaaaagagaaactgaggTAGGGCAACAAGCATAGGCTTTTCCAAAGTGATGCAACAGAGCCCACTGAGGCTCCAGAAAGGGGATTCAGCTCACATCCTGCAGAAGAGTCCAACGGGATTGACTCCTTCAGAATTAGGCAGCCATGGGTGACTGAGGTTGCCTTTTCAGCCTCTGCCAATGGTCAatggggagaaagcagcagggtCTGATATTCCCTCCAGGCCATGGAGACCAACTAAGTTTGATCAGATGAGTCACCCTTGGGAGTCTCTTGGAGGGAAGAAGCCAAAACCTCTCCCTGGATCATCAATGCATTTGTTGGTGGCTGAAGTAAGCTGAACTACCAGTATTTCCTCACAGTCATGATTCACTTCTCCAAAATGTGAGATCCCCAATgcccttctctcctccttctgcaccccAAGGAGTGTGGGAGGGCACATTCCCCATCCCATTCGCATCTCCGGGGAAGGTGACTCCTCTGTCTCCCCACTGACCTCCAGGCAGGGGCTTGCCAGTGGACACAGACATTTGTTCTGTCTGCTCCAGACAGCAGAGGTGAAGCTTAAAGGGagaacagcatttattttcagagttgcATGCTCTAATGGagttaaaaagttaaaactaaACCCAAGTTGGGCATTAGTCACCTGACAACTTTTCTGTTACAGCTGGGATAAGTTAGACATCAGTCATCTATCTGCTGGGCAAAGTGTCACTATGGCTGCTAGCACTAAGATCAAGTTGAAATAAATTCAAGCTAAAAGTTGTTTAGAAAAAGCCTGGCAAGTCCTCAGCTCTTGTCTTGCTAACCTAGAAGAGGTCTGTGCTCTTCCAAGAGCAATGGCAGCACCTTATTTAGTGTATTACAATACACAGCTCTCTGGGTATTGACATCCTTTCATGCCCCTCCTGGTGACTCATAGATGGCGCCTGGAAGGAAGGATCATAGGCCCAACCGAAATAAAGGCTATGTCACACCTTTTGGCTTACAGAAGATACACTGTTTATTGGAAAATGAATCAGAGACTTCACCAACATGGAATGAGAGCCATGAATTCAAggccctggggcaggagggagtaCATTGCATGACTGGTTTGCTAATCAAAAGCTCCTTCAGTTCCACCTTCAACATGCTGACAGTTTTCAAATCAATCTCTCCCCACAAGTTCTCTTGGACATTATGATGGTCTGGGTCTGTAGATGAGAGTTTTACTGTCATCTGTAGATGAGAGTTTTACTTCCAGAATGATTGGTTTACATGGCAATGCAGATATGGGAGTTCCCGACACAACCTGGACTTCTGGGGTAAAACAAAGAGGTCAGCAAGTGGGGTGCAGTAGGAGTCCTTCATTGGGAGCCACTGCTATTGTGCCTGCTGCTGACATCTCTAAACATTCATCTTCTCTAGTGTGCACAGCACTCTCTTATCAAGACAGAAACCATAGAATGACAGAATcacttaggttggaaaagacccttaagatcatcgagtccaactgttaacctaacactaccaaatccaccactaaaccatgtccctaagtgccatcTTTGTGGAGGCCAGTAGACATTTTGCCAAAGCCGAATTTGGGAAGAGCAATCACTGGGGAATGTGatgcttccttccccctcccacctccaCCCAAACCAAGCACACTGGAGGCTCTGAACTAGAGGTTTTCTCTTGAGGAGTTCAGCATGATACAGGTTCAGCCCAGCTACTATAAGACATAAGAGAATTCATCTGTAATGTAAGACCCCAGCTGGTAGCAACAGTGGTATCCCAGCACAGTAGGTGAAGTTAGGCTGTACTTTCTGGCCTTTTTTAGCTCTGCAGGTGCCGCCGGTCTGTAGCACATGTGTTGAGCTCAGAGCCTGAAGACACTCAGCTTGACACTGCTCCCAAGGAGGGTGTTGGCTGCCTCCAGGCACTTGTCCAGCTGGGATGCTGCAATCAGGGAGAGACAGGGGCACTAGGGGAGtcaggcaggaggcagagtCCATAGATGGAAAGGACAAAGGGGATACAGGACTCCTTCATCTGCCCCAGGAATTTGTGGACCTGTGAAGGGGTGAGGCAGGTCCCgctggagagagaagggaggaggcTGTGCTGTGGGGTTCAGCAGGAAAAGGACCCTCAAGACTCACCAGCTCGACTGCACAGCCAGGTCACAGCCTTGGCCTCCAGCAGCTCACAGAGGTCTTGGTAACACTTGTCATGTCTGTGCAGCTAGGTCACGGCCAGCACTGTGGCCCAGATGCTTGGCTCCATGACCTGTAGGAGAACAATGACTCAGAGCAGCAAGCAGTGCTGAGCATCCTCCTTGCCCCCTCACTGCTTCCCACCCCTTTCCTTTGTGGCTTCTGGTTTCTGATCCCTTCATTCCTCTCTGGCTGCCCTTGGGATGCCAGCGTTGCCACCAGCCAAGGGGTTCCCATTGCCCCAGGATGACACGCTGCCACCATAAGAGGTTCTCCACTTACCTCACCAGGCATCTTTCCCTTGATTTCAGCCTCATCGACTTCCAGCACAGAGGCCAGTCCTGAGCTGAGAGCCCAGGAGCCATCTACATTCTGCAGTGCCACCAGCTCCTGGCACTCAGCAATGGCTTTGGTAAACCGAAGCCCCAAAACTGGAGAGCACAAAACAAATTCCATGGGATCCACATGGTTGAGAGAAGAAATAGGTGGCGGTGGTGGTTTACATACTGTGGGAGAAGATGTGAACAGGAGGGTTGGGAGAATCACAGGAAGCTGGCCCCTCTCTACTCCCCTGTGCAATGCCTCAGAACATGATCTCTGCTCTTCTTCGGGTAGCCGCCTGCAGTCAAAGCTCCTTGCTGCATGTCCCCAAAGCAGCCTCATCCGCAGCCCTTTCTGGACACCCCTAACTCACCCCCAACTTTGACCATTGGCTCTTCTCCTGGTATCCCTGCCCAGCCATGTCCTAAGACCCCTCTTGATAGCCCTCCAACACATTATccaaatgtgtatttataatCCAGCAccgtccctgtcccctccctgggtGTCCCTGAGCTGGGTCTCATATTGGCTGAAGGAATTTCAGGTTTAAGGATAACTAAGAGAAGGGTTAAAGGCAAAATTCATTGATTTCCACACCATGGGCAAGACACGGCAGCATAACCCTCCTGTAAGACATTAGATTATCTCATACCTTTTGGGCAAGTGCCCCGCTGGGGCAAGGCAGCAATGGCACGGGTGAGTTGACGGAGGGCAAGCCATGATGCACGCACTGCTGTCAGCCAGCCAGGTGGGACCCAGGTGCTCATGGGATAGCAGGAAGAGACTTTCCCGGAGCCACGAAGCTCAACGATCTGGCAGGGCATGAGTGACTGGCGGGGTGGCAACAGTACTAGGGGCCCTTCGAGGGCAAACAGGGAAAGGGGCCGAATTAAGCCCATGGTAAAGAAGCACCTGGTGGTGATGGGGCCTGCCCCGTGAGACTGGGGGTGCCCTGTGGCTGGGGTTCCAGCTCCAGTGGAATGAGAACATCCCATGGAGCTGCCTCACCAGCTCTTTCCCACATGTGTCTTTCCTTACCTCGGTACCAGGTGACCCTCTGTGATGTGCGAACCCCCACATAGCTGGTAAAGGGGCAGATGATCCCTGAAGTGAGGCTGATCTCAACTGCACGATGCCTTGGTTCATCCCCTGACCCACTCGCAGCCTCTGGCAACAACCACTTCAGCAAGCATCTCGCGGCCAGACGATGCCCAGCCAGCCTGGGGACAGAGCGGGGAGAGGCCTGACCACCTGGGTGGTCTCCGTGCTGGGGAAAGGTCAACAGAGAGAGAGGACACCTGGGTTCTCTCCCTTCAGGGCTGAGGATGGACAGAGGGAAAACCTGGACACCTGGGTCCTCATCTGTCTGGAGGGAAGTGATGCCCAGGTTCCTGGGCCCTATCCCTGTGAGGTCAAAGCAGGGAAGGGGGGCATGCTTGGACGCTTGGGTTCTCTGCCGGTTTTGGATTGTGCATGGAAGGTGAGAATGCATAAGCTGTCTGGGCCCTCTCTCAGCAGGAGTCCATGTTAGAGATGAGGGGGATGCATGCGTCTTCCCTTAGGACAGGCTCTCACCGGCCATCTCCCTGTGGGCACAGTGGGAATTCAATGGTGTGAGTGACATCCTGGCCGTCCAGGCTGTACTGCAAGGTCATGACCCCCT
The sequence above is drawn from the Balearica regulorum gibbericeps isolate bBalReg1 chromosome 24, bBalReg1.pri, whole genome shotgun sequence genome and encodes:
- the LOC142604949 gene encoding LOW QUALITY PROTEIN: olfactory receptor 6X1-like (The sequence of the model RefSeq protein was modified relative to this genomic sequence to represent the inferred CDS: inserted 2 bases in 1 codon), giving the protein MRSLPFDSWMGGFLIVFVQTVLVFRLLFCGPSIISHIYCDIGPLLKLACTDTHRIEWLIFTVPAVVLFTTSFLTVTSYLAIIFTTLRIPSASGRQKAFSTCIAHLTVVIMLYETVIFIYVRAGLXVNMNKMVSLLNTLVTPLLNPFFYTLRNKEVKTVLKKSITRNKIFEVKE